The following DNA comes from Legionella sp. PATHC032.
TAGCCAGCAGCCTTCCAGAAGCCCGCTGGTTGGTTGCCTGTCGTTTAATAGAAAAAGCCTACAGCAAAGGGCATACCATTTTTGTTTTTTGCGACAATCAGCAGCAAGCAGAATACCTTGATGAATTGTTGTGGACCTTTAAAGACGACAGCTTTATTCCCCATAATTTGCAAGGTGAAGGGCCGGAGCCTCCGCCCCCTGTACAAATTGGCTATCAAAAGGAGCCCAGAGGCTTTACTGATATCTTGTTGAATTTATCCGCCAATATTCCAATTTTTTATACCCGATTTAAAAGAGTCATTGAGTTGGTAAGCAATGTGGAAAATGAGAAAGAAGTGAGTCGATTGCACTATAAAGAATATAGAAATAAAGGCTGTGCATTGCACACACACTCAGTTGAATAAATATTTTACTGCTCGCTGGACTTTTAATCTTATTGTGTGTCCGCTCCCTGATGGTCGCGGCTCTGATTATAATAAAGTAAAACAGAGCCGAGACCATCAGGGAGCGGACAAAGAAGGCCGGAGAATAAGCAGTTACATTTTAACTTGGTGATTTTGAATAAGACCACAGCACGTCACAGTCCTTTTTTTGGGCTGCTTGCAATAAATGAATTAGAGGAATTGCTCGTTTAGCCAAACTGATATCAGGTTCACTATCCTCATCGTCTTCTAATGGATTATTTTGGCTTTTTATTTTTTCCAGCCCTTGTTGTAAATGACTTAAAGCATCTGGCACATTCTCTGATTTAATGGCACCGGGGATTGTGCCGCCATGTCCCATTAACAACAATAATTGTTTTGCCACATTTTCAAAATAAGTAATGTTTTCATATGCATCACAACTAAAAGTCACAAACATAACTAACTCCCAAGTGAAAATTCTATCCATAAGTCTGTAATAAATACTCGGCAACGGCTCGTAAACCCATTGCTTCACCACCTTCGGGCTTTCCTGGCTTGCTTACAGTATTCCAGGCCATGATATCAAAATGAACCCATGGTATTGATTTTGTCACAAATCGTTGCAGAAATAAGCCGGCAGTAATAGCCCCGGCATAGGACGAGGAACTGGAGTTGCTCATGTCTGCAATATTTGAATTCAATAACTCTTCATAAGGTGCAAATAAAGGCAAACGCCAGACAGGGTCTGAGACTTTATTAGATGCCTCCACTATACCTTGAGCCAGTTGATCATGATTAGAAAACATAGCAGCAATTTCAGTGCCTACAGCAACACGAGCGGCGCCAGTTAAGGTAGCAAAATCAATGATCAAATCTGGTTGTTCTTCACAAGCCTTGACCAAAGCATCTGCCAGAATCAATCGACCCTCTGCATCAGTGTTTTCTATTTCTACCGTTAATCCATTACGCATGGTTAAAACATCTCCTGGCCTAAAAGCATTCGGACCAATGGCGTTTTCAACAGCAGGAATTAATACCTGTAACCGAATCGGCAAACGCCGAATCATTATCCACTGGGCTAATCCTATAACGTGTGCAGCACCACCCATGTCTTTTTTCATCAAACGCATGCCTGATGAAGGTTTGATATCAAGCCCTCCACTATCAAAACAAACTCCCTTTCCAATTAAAGTCACCCGTGGATGTTTCTCATTTCCCCAATGCAAAGATAATAAGCGAGGTGCTAAAGCAGCAGCTCTTCCAACCGCATGAATGGCAGGAAAATTATCCTTTATCAACTCCTCTCCGATCCATTGTTTAAATTGAGCCTTGTGGGTTTTAGCCAATTCTTCGACAACATGGGCTAACGATTCTGGCCCCATATCACAGGTTGGTGTGTTAATGAGATCCCGTACTAGAAATAAAGAATTAGCCATGGATAAAATATAATCCATTTCATTTGCTTCAATAATTAAAACTCGAGGCTGTAACTCGTATTTTTTATAGTCATCAAATCGATATTGTGCTAATGCCCAAACTACACCAGCCTCCCGACTTAACTTATCTTGTAATTGATAGTTCCCCGGAGGCAATAAAAGTGCGGCATTGGCCAAAGCACATTCCTGATTACCAGCTCCTGAACCAATAAAGGCTTTTTCGATCACGCCATCCGCATTGAGAATAAAACAATAATCGCCCAATTTACCTTTAAATTGGCGCACAGAAAAACAATTGCGTTCCATTGGAGTTAGATTCTCAATTCCTTCTTCCCATTGTGATTGAGAAATGAGACAAACAGGAACCACTCTATCCCCGCTGTTTTTATAAAATACTTCAGCTTGCATCATT
Coding sequences within:
- a CDS encoding DNA polymerase III subunit chi, with protein sequence MSPIRVDFYLLASSLPEARWLVACRLIEKAYSKGHTIFVFCDNQQQAEYLDELLWTFKDDSFIPHNLQGEGPEPPPPVQIGYQKEPRGFTDILLNLSANIPIFYTRFKRVIELVSNVENEKEVSRLHYKEYRNKGCALHTHSVE
- a CDS encoding DUF1840 domain-containing protein, with the protein product MFVTFSCDAYENITYFENVAKQLLLLMGHGGTIPGAIKSENVPDALSHLQQGLEKIKSQNNPLEDDEDSEPDISLAKRAIPLIHLLQAAQKKDCDVLWSYSKSPS
- a CDS encoding leucyl aminopeptidase family protein → MQAEVFYKNSGDRVVPVCLISQSQWEEGIENLTPMERNCFSVRQFKGKLGDYCFILNADGVIEKAFIGSGAGNQECALANAALLLPPGNYQLQDKLSREAGVVWALAQYRFDDYKKYELQPRVLIIEANEMDYILSMANSLFLVRDLINTPTCDMGPESLAHVVEELAKTHKAQFKQWIGEELIKDNFPAIHAVGRAAALAPRLLSLHWGNEKHPRVTLIGKGVCFDSGGLDIKPSSGMRLMKKDMGGAAHVIGLAQWIMIRRLPIRLQVLIPAVENAIGPNAFRPGDVLTMRNGLTVEIENTDAEGRLILADALVKACEEQPDLIIDFATLTGAARVAVGTEIAAMFSNHDQLAQGIVEASNKVSDPVWRLPLFAPYEELLNSNIADMSNSSSSSYAGAITAGLFLQRFVTKSIPWVHFDIMAWNTVSKPGKPEGGEAMGLRAVAEYLLQTYG